CCTCGTCGCCGCTCTGCAGTTCAGAGAGGTACTTCGTCCCGCCGTCTGGCGTCCGCACGTAGGCGTGGACCGCACCCGCGTTGACCCGGAAGGGGCGTGAGGCGACGTACGGCGACTCGGCCGTCTCGGCGTGGACGAAGACGAGACCGCGACTCATCGACCCGACGAGCATCCCTTCGTCGTGCTCGAGGAGGCTCCCGGTGTCGACACACACTCGATCCGCGCTGCCGATTTGCTCGACGTCGGTCACCTCGGCGTACTGGAGGTCGAGCGATTCGCGTTCTGCCTCGTCGCGAACCTCGACCGTTCGTCTAATCTCGTCGGGGTTATCGGAATCGAGGAGGACCGCATCGGAGCCGAGCTCGAGCGTTTCGAAGGCGGTTTTGGCCTCCTCGGCGCTGGTGACGCCCGCAATGAGATCGGTCTCCTCACCGATGCGAGCGATCAGGTTCTCGAGTGGAATGATCGTCCAGTCCTCGCCGATGACGATGGTGTACTCTCCCTCCTCGGCGGCGGCTTCGGCGAACGCCTCGTACTCGGTGTCGAGGATGCGGACGTAGGCGCCGCGGTCGATGTCCTTGTCGCCGTCACGACGCAGTGTCGAGAGGTCGGCCGAACCGGAGAAGTCGTTTGGCAGGTCGATCGTCGCGTCGCCCTCGCCGTCCTTGCCGACGATGACGGCATCGGCAGCTGTGCCGTTGCCCGTCTCAGCGGAGAGTTCCACATCGAGGTTCTCGGGATCGCCGACGTTGTCGATTTCGTCGAGTTCGTCGACGCCGGTGCTTTCGGTGTCAGTGTCGTCGTCGACATCGGCTTCCGCATCGTCGACCAGCGTCACGTCGCCATCGGTTCGGAACGCAGCGACGTTGATGTCGCCGAGTTCGCGCACGCGTTCGACGTCCTTCTCGTCGACCAGTACCCAGTCCGCGCCGGCCTCGAGTGCGGCCGTGATACGGGCACGGCGGTCGTCCCAGTCGCCGACGGTGTCGTCGGCTTTGATCCAGACGGATCGTGTCATGACTCGACGGTCGAAGGGAACCGGCTTGAACGTGGCGGATCTGGCAGGCGATGTCGATGAGCGTTGTCTCATGTTGGCGGGAGCGATGGCGGCGGAAGCGTGTACTAACGATCCGTGTATCCCG
The DNA window shown above is from Natrialba magadii ATCC 43099 and carries:
- a CDS encoding 3-dehydroquinate synthase II, whose amino-acid sequence is MTRSVWIKADDTVGDWDDRRARITAALEAGADWVLVDEKDVERVRELGDINVAAFRTDGDVTLVDDAEADVDDDTDTESTGVDELDEIDNVGDPENLDVELSAETGNGTAADAVIVGKDGEGDATIDLPNDFSGSADLSTLRRDGDKDIDRGAYVRILDTEYEAFAEAAAEEGEYTIVIGEDWTIIPLENLIARIGEETDLIAGVTSAEEAKTAFETLELGSDAVLLDSDNPDEIRRTVEVRDEAERESLDLQYAEVTDVEQIGSADRVCVDTGSLLEHDEGMLVGSMSRGLVFVHAETAESPYVASRPFRVNAGAVHAYVRTPDGGTKYLSELQSGDEVQVVDTNGNTREAIVGRVKIEKRPMFRVALETDDGDHIETLLQNAETIKVATGDGRTAVTDLAAGDELLLYYEDTARHFGEAVEESIIEK